In the Leptotrichia sp. oral taxon 847 genome, one interval contains:
- the kdsB gene encoding 3-deoxy-manno-octulosonate cytidylyltransferase, protein MKILGVIPARYASTRFEGKPLKDINGNPMIEWVYKRAKNANIDKLTVATDDKRIFDAVKKFGGNVVMTSNNHKNGTSRIIEVINREKYKDFDFVINIQGDEPLIDIKSINILADNYRSQKSEIITLKQEIIEKSDILNPNVVKVITDFYDNAIYFSRLPIPFERGKIQNFKYYRHIGIYGYTTKFLNELSNLKDGILQRMESLEQLKFMENGYKIKVLETDSKVIGVDTKEDLEEVIKFVKENNIVLK, encoded by the coding sequence ATGAAGATATTGGGAGTGATACCAGCAAGATATGCTTCTACAAGATTTGAAGGCAAGCCATTAAAAGATATAAATGGAAATCCAATGATTGAATGGGTTTATAAGCGAGCAAAAAATGCTAATATTGATAAATTAACTGTTGCAACTGACGATAAAAGAATATTTGATGCAGTTAAAAAATTTGGTGGAAATGTGGTTATGACTTCAAACAATCACAAAAACGGGACTTCGAGAATAATTGAAGTTATAAATAGAGAAAAATATAAAGATTTTGATTTTGTAATAAATATTCAGGGGGACGAGCCTTTAATAGATATTAAGTCTATAAATATTTTGGCTGATAATTATAGAAGCCAAAAGTCTGAAATTATTACATTAAAGCAAGAAATTATTGAAAAAAGTGATATTTTAAATCCGAATGTCGTAAAAGTTATTACGGATTTTTATGATAATGCAATTTATTTTAGTAGACTTCCAATTCCATTTGAGCGGGGAAAAATACAAAATTTTAAATATTATCGACATATTGGGATTTATGGATATACGACAAAATTTTTAAATGAACTTAGTAATTTGAAAGATGGAATTTTGCAAAGAATGGAGTCGCTTGAACAGTTAAAATTTATGGAAAATGGTTATAAAATAAAAGTTTTAGAAACGGATTCCAAAGTTATTGGAGTTGATACAAAAGAGGACTTGGAAGAAGTTATAAAGTTTGTTAAAGAGAATAACATTGTTTTAAAATAA